Proteins co-encoded in one Ziziphus jujuba cultivar Dongzao chromosome 9, ASM3175591v1 genomic window:
- the LOC107427350 gene encoding transcriptional elongation regulator MINIYO isoform X2 has translation MEDEKKKKQSSRRRDPKTSSSSRHEKKKVLGTNSFQISDGEASRLVGSIVEKGISDEPQAKPFFFPTPPPKPTVLPFPVARHRSHGPHWGPVGWKMGGGDDDNGDGGDGDEEDEVFMDIDPVATFAKPIERKKKKNLDFTRSKELSLGDKSSMAEKLEGTMFSSRRKQEKDKKAIEPLHLQDNGKDTSPVRFKNEEPMLVNNQMDVEKKAGDDMALNQSLERREQTCSTSSTVSFIGSDLGNEQGTMSLESEIDAENHARLEGMSRHEIEEAQAEIMEKLNPALLKLLKRRGEEKVKQKKVSAPNISANREPENVQNEDNNDAKSSPFSESGTTRRVAKITSDDSHDGLDNRGTWNSKPANSSLWKAWSERVEAIRDLRFSLDGTVSGSDLVQVPETGNITMRDFLRSEGDPGAAGYTIKEAVALTRSVIPGQRTLALHILLAVLDKALHNIQQGQVGCTARNVDNVYYSVDWEAVWAYALGPEPELVLSLRICLDDNHSSVVLACAKLIQCVLGCDANENFLEFLEKSATIEGICTAPVFRSKPEIDVGFLRGGFWKYNAKPSNILTLVENIIDDETEGNHTIQDDIVVAGQDFAAGLVRMGILIRLRYLLESDPTAALEECIVSILIAIARHSPTCSNAIMKCQRLVQTVVHRFSPKQNMEIHPSKIKSVILLKVLAQSDVTNCGDFVKNGFFQIMTWHLYQHASSLDHWMKFGQEKCKLSSALMVEQLRFWKVCIQHGYCISYYSSIFPALCLWLNPPTFEKLVENNVVCEFASISKEAYLVLEVLAGKLPNLFSQRHLSSQTAQGIGDDVEIWSWSHVGPIIDLAVKWITLQSDPQLRNFFEWKKEIRGDLSQDLSLTSLLWIYSAVFHMLAKVLERVNPDNTANLQGSGGLVPWLPEFVPKVGLEIIKAGLLGFSDSSATKYGIDPSCSGSFIEKLCYLRQQTDYGTSLSSLCCLRGLVQTVAVTDNLIQLADKGIEGPCQEYVLLREDKILKYGMLKHSSIELRSVQNIFSNLVTSVLHYVHSIETFGRGGPAPGVGVGWGASGGGYWSATILLAQNDAGFLIDLLDAFQVVVVPHLPREVDITFIMQINSALAVSLIAGPKDRSIVKKALKVLLHVSVLTYLDLCIRHFLGTKRNKPFGWTYEEEDYTVFNIILTSHFKNRWLSVKKKLKPIDGISGTTNKTFEKSNRSLETIYEDSDTSFSNQDSTPLVVEWAHQRLPLPMYWFLSPISTLCDGRDAGLRKASKLEDLIQDPSNVLEVAKAGLFFLLGIEAMSSFLPPDVPSPVQGVPLVWKLHSLSVILLVGMGVIEEDKSRDVYEALQDFYGDILDKARLRSAEIAWDINVNSQEFLGFQSEIHDSYSTFIETLVDQFSAISYGDLVYGRQVAVYLHRCVEAPVRLTAWNALTNARVLELLPPLETCIGEAEGYLQPVEDNSDILEAYVKSWTSGALDRAVSRSSVAYELALHHLSSFLFHFYKDDKLLLRNKLARSLLRDSSLKQHHEEGLETCSLILHRGFARQELFPHGLFCLGF, from the exons ATGGAGgacgagaagaagaagaaacagagCAGCAGAAGAAGGGACCCGAAAACCTCTTCTTCATCACGTCATGAGAAGAAAAAGGTTTTGGGGACGAATTCGTTTCAGATAAGCGACGGAGAAGCGTCCCGGTTAGTCGGTAGTATCGTCGAGAAAGGCATTTCCGATGAGCCACAAGCCAAGCCTTTCTTCTTCCCAACTCCGCCTCCGAAACCAACTGTTCTTCCTTTCCCTGTTGCTCGCCACCGCTCTCATGGCCCG CATTGGGGTCCGGTAGGCTGGAAAATGGGCGGTGGTGATGATGATAATGGTGATGGTGGAGATGGTGACGAAGAGGATGAAGTATTCATGGACATTGACCCAGTTGCTACTTTTGCCAAACCCatagagagaaagaagaaaaaaaacctgGACTTTACCCGGTCCAAAGAGCTTTCCCTTGGTGACAAATCTTCCATGGCCGAGAAATTGGAAGGAACTATGTTTTcctcaaggagaaaacaagaaaaggataaaaaagCAATTGAACCACTGCATCTCCAGGATAATGGTAAAGATACCAGCCCTGTTAGGTTCAAGAATGAAGAACCCATGTTGGTAAACAACCAAATGGACGTGGAGAAGAAGGCTGGTGATGATATGGCTTTGAATCAGTCACTGGAAAGAAGGGAGCAAACATGTTCAACATCAAGTACGGTTTCTTTTATTGGGTCTGACCTTGGAAATGAACAAGGAACCATGTCGCTTGAGAGTGAGATTGACGCTGAGAACCATGCACGGTTGGAGGGAATGTCAAGACATGAGATTGAAGAGGCACAAGCTGAAATAATGGAGAAGTTGAACCCTGCATTACTGAAGCTACTTAAAAGGAGGGGTGAAGAAAAAGTGAAGCAGAAAAAGGTTTCAGCTCCGAATATTTCCGCTAATAGAGAGCCAGAAAATGTACAGAATGAGGATAATAATGATGCAAAAAGTTCTCCTTTCTCTGAGAGTGGTACGACTCGTAGAGTGGCAAAAATAACCTCAGATGATTCTCATGATGGGCTAGATAATAGGGGGACATGGAATTCTAAACCAGCCAATAGCAGTTTGTGGAAGGCATGGAGTGAGAGAGTTGAGGCAATTAGGGATCTAAGGTTTTCCTTGGATGGTACTGTTAGTGGTAGTGATCTTGTTCAGGTACCAGAGACTG GTAATATTACCATGCGTGACTTCTTGCGTAGTGAGGGGGATCCAGGAGCAGCAGGTTACACAATCAAAGAAGCAGTGGCACTCACTCGAAGTGTG ATTCCAGGGCAGCGCACCCTTGCATTGCACATCCTTTTAGCTGTTCTTGACAAGGCACTGCACAATATTCAACAAGGTCAAGTTGGATGTACTGCGAGAAATGTTGATAATGTTTACTATTCTGTCGATTGGGAAGCTGTTTGGGCTTATGCACTTGGCCCAGAACCTGAGCTCGTTTTATCACTAAG GATTTGTCTTGATGATAATCACAGTTCCGTAGTTCTAGCATGTGCCAAACTTATTCAGTGCGTATTGGGTTGTGATGCAAATGAGAACTTCTTGGAATTCTTGGAG AAATCGGCAACTATTGAGGGTATCTGTACTGCCCCTGTATTTAGAAGCAAACCCGAGATTGATGTTGGTTTTCTTCGTGGTGGATTTTGGAAGTACAATGCTAAGCCTTCTAATATCCTCACCCTTGTTGAGAATATTATTGATGATGAGACCGAAGGGAACCATACAATTCAGGATGATATTGTGGTTGCTGGACAGGATTTTGCTGCAGGTTTGGTTCGGATGGGGATCCTTATAAGGCTTCGTTATCTTCTGGAG TCAGACCCCACAGCTGCTCTGGAAGAATGCATAGTTTCTATACTTATTGCCATAGCAAGGCATTCCCCAACATGCTCAAATGCAATTATGAAATGCCAAAGGCTTGTTCAAACAGTTGTCCACAGATTTTCTccaaaacaaaatatggaaattCATCCTTCTAAGATAAAATCGGTTATTCTTTTAAAG GTATTGGCTCAATCAGATGTGACAAATTGTGGGGATTTTGTGAAGAACGGGTTTTTCCAAATTATGACATGGCATTTGTATCAACATGCTTCCTCTCTTGACCACTGGATGAAATTTGGACAGGAGAAGTGTAAACTTTCATCAGCTTTGATGGTTGAACAATTACGATTTTGGAAGGTCTGCATTCAGCATGGGTATTGCATATCATATTATTCAAGTATTTTCCCTGCCTTGTGCCTCTGGTTGAATCCCCCTACTTTCGAAAAACTTGTAGAGAACAACGTTGTTTGTGAATTTGCTTCCATCTCAAAGGAAGCATACCTTGTTCTAGAGGTTTTGGCTGGAAAGCTTCCTAATTTATTTTCACAGAGGCATTTAAGCAGTCAGACAGCGCAGGGCATTGGTGATGATGTGGAGATCTGGTCTTGGAGTCATGTTGGTCCAATAATTGATCTGGCTGTAAAATGGATAACATTGCAGAGTGATCCACAACTACgtaatttttttgaatggaaaaaagaaatcagGGGTGATCTTTCCCAAGATTTATCTTTGACTTCCTTGCTGTGGATATATTCTGCTGTGTTCCACATGCTTGCGAAAGTGCTGGAAAGAGTGAACCCAGACAACACTGCCAATCTGCAGGGAAGTGGTGGCCTTGTGCCATGGCTTCCAGAGTTTGTTCCTAAAGTTGGACTTGAAATCATAAAAGCTGGACTTCTGGGCTTTTCAGATTCCAGTGCTACAAAATATGGAATAGATCCTTCATGCAGTGGTTCTTTCATTGAAAAGCTATGTTATTTGAGGCAGCAAACTGATTATGGAACATCATTATCTTCTTTATGTTGCCTTCGTGGATTAGTCCAGACTGTTGCTGTTACTGATAACTTGATCCAGTTGGCTGACAAAGGGATAGAAGGTCCTTGCCAAGAATATGTTCTCCTAAGAGAAGATAAAATACTCAAGTATGGGATGCTTAAGCATTCCTCAATTGAATTGAGAAGTGTGCAAAATATTTTTTCGAACTTAGTTACTTCAGTGTTACACTATGTGCATTCCATTGAAACGTTTGGCAGAGGAGGCCCTGCTCCTGGTGTAGGAGTTGGCTGGGGGGCATCTGGTGGGGGATATTGGTCCGCAACCATTTTGCTGGCGCAGAATGATGCAGGATTTCTCATTGATCTGCTTGATGCTTTTCAGGTTGTGGTAGTTCCTCATTTACCTAGAGAAGTAGATATAACCTTCATCATGCAGATCAATTCTGCCTTGGCAGTATCGTTAATTGCTGGGCCAAAAGATAGAAGTATCGTCAAAAAGGCTCTAAAGGTTTTGCTTCATGTCTCTGTTCTGACATATCTTGATCTCTGCATTCGACATTTTCTTGGTACTAAGAGAAATAAGCCATTTGGGTGGACATATGAAGAAGAGGATTACACGGtcttcaatataatattaacttCTCATTTCAAGAACAGATGGCTGTCAGTAAAGAAGAAGCTGAAACCAATTGATGGCATAAGCGGCACTACCAACAAGACATTTGAGAAGAGTAATCGTTCTCTGGAAACCATATATGAGGACTCAGACACATCATTTAGCAATCAGGATTCTACTCCTTTAGTTGTAGAGTGGGCTCACCAGAGACTCCCCCTACCCATGTATTGGTTTTTGAGTCCAATCTCAACGCTTTGTGATGGCAGGGATGCTGGTCTTCGAAAAGCTTCCAAATTAGAAGATCTGATCCAAGACCCCAGTAACGTGCTTGAAGTTGCCAAAGCTGGTCTTTTCTTCCTTCTAGGTATTGAAGCAATGTCCAGCTTCCTACCTCCTGATGTTCCCTCCCCTGTTCAGGGTGTACCATTGGTTTGGAAATTGCATTCCTTATCTGTGATCTTACTTGTTGGAATGGGCGTGATTGAAGAGGACAAGAGTAGGGATGTATATGAAGCTTTGCAAGATTTCTATGGTGATATTCTTGACAAGGCAAGGCTTAGAAGTGCTGAAATAGCTTGGGACATTAATGTGAACAGCCAAGAATTTTTGGGGTTTCAATCAGAGATTCATGATAGTTATTCAACATTTATTGAAACTCTTGTGGACCAGTTTTCTGCTATATCTTATGGCGATCTTGTTTATGGCCGTCAAGTTGCAGTTTATCTACACCGTTGTGTAGAAGCACCTGTTCGACTTACTGCCTGGAATGCACTAACTAATGCTCGTGTTCTTGAACTTTTGCCACCGCTAGAGACTTGCATTGGAGAAGCTGAAGGGTATCTTCAACCTGTTGAG GATAACTCTGATATATTGGAGGCTTACGTAAAATCGTGGACGTCTGGTGCCCTTGATAGGGCTGTAAGTCGAAGCTCAGTTGCATATGAGCTGGCTCTCCACCACCTTTcgtcttttctttttcacttctaCAAGGATGATAAGTTATTGCTGCGAAACAAGCTTGCAAGGTCTCTTCTGCGGGACTCCTCCCTAAAGCAGCACCATGAG GAGGGGTTAGAGACTTGTTCGCTGATTCTGCACAGGGGCTTTGCACGCCAAGAGTTGTTTCCCCATGGGTTGTTTTGCTTGGGGTTTTGA